From a single Panulirus ornatus isolate Po-2019 chromosome 69, ASM3632096v1, whole genome shotgun sequence genomic region:
- the LOC139747719 gene encoding SET and MYND domain-containing protein 4-like, with product MAVAPCFDELFSNLIKELKGLDKIKEVSSHFGPQQSLEDMFSYIWDLEEAHHCLKPTILNSGKSDTEAERLRTEGNKYYRRKCLDKALELYNMSIMFAPHPRFTAVNGDSLDPCHEILSNVKSKDIAEGIDRSSDDTYGSLALGYANRSAVLLELGQYEKCIKDIDMAFRYGYPKMLHSKLAERKAKCLIAQNKGTEAEELLKSSLEALDALSLDETKSKASRDSLYQLLHQCQQDERSDRSSKEARCTDGPSKLSYVTREKLLFCYKTPKPPELPHPNSAIPSLSSAVKLAFSPAQGRYLMADRDIKPGEVLVVEEGYSRVLHLDSSLRTHCSGCLARCLTPLPCPSCSKVIFCSEACRLQGLVSYHARECSVLPSLAALDMGKNSVLAFRILIQTSYIHLKDTVPVFICEAIEQIPETLGFNDKGIYNSADYRSIYHLVTNKENRSVSDLFKRCTLAFTLTKLLQDSQQFFIDATGKPFTPSYEDILLIGSTLFVHMMNLPCNAHSITELQVNVSSYQSSVSQEIGCGAFGVLSLTNHSCNPAAARFSYGSVEVLRAIRFIPVGTEISDSYGEHFGINEVESRKADLMQQYYFTCSCEPCKNNWPTYLSLSSELMLKCLKCSRAINCSTGQCAKCMLDYTGSTNASLSYNWKNVDGKIKLAKASYNDAYKDIVEGISSVENRDKVCEFIEIIDKYIQLPNKLYFEAQESLKHWFDRQGSCNFVKEEL from the exons ATGGCCGTAGCTCCTTGCTTTGATGAGTTATTCTCAAATTTGATAAAGGAACTGAAAGGACTAGACAAGATAAAGGAGGTAAGCAGTCATTTTGGTCCTCAGCAGAGTTTAGAAGATATGTTTTCATACATCTGGGACTTAGAAGAAGCTCATCATTGTTTAAAGCCAACCATACTTAATTCAGGAAAATCTGATACTGAAGCAGAGAGACTTCGTACGGAAGGCAACAAATATTACCGGAGAAAATGTCTGGATAAGGCTCTAGAATTATATAATATGAGCATCATGTTTGCACCACATCCAAGGTTCACTGCAGTGAATGGAGACTCACTTGATCCCTGTCATGAAATACTCTCAAACGTCAAAAGTAAGGATATAGCTGAAGGTATTGACAGGAGTAGTGATGATACCTACGGGTCACTGGCACTTGGATATGCTAATAGATCTGCTGTGCTGCTTGAGCTGGGTCAGTATGAAAAGTGTATAAAAGATATTGATATGGCCTTTAGATATGGCTACCCAAAGATGTTACACAGTAAGTTGGCAGAAAGGAAGGCAAAATGTCTCATTGCCCAAAATAAAGGTACTGAAGCAGAAGAATTGTTAAAATCTTCTCTTGAGGCTTTAGATGCCCTCTCACTAGATGAAACAAAATCTAAGGCATCCAGGGATTCCTTATATCAGTTACTCCATCAATGTCAGCAAGATGAGAGGTCAGATAGGTCTTCCAAGGAGGCAAGGTGTACTGATGGACCATCTAAACTATCATATGTAACTAGAGAGAAGCTTTTATTTTGCTATAAAACCCCCAAACCACCTGAGCTACCACATCCAAATTCAGCCATACCATCCCTAAGCAGTGCAGTCAAATTAGCCTTCTCTCCTGCACAAGGACGTTACCTTATGGCAGACAGAGACATTAAACCAG GTGAAGTTTTAGTGGTAGAAGAGGGATATAGTAGGGTCCTCCATCTAGATTCCTCTTTGCGTACCCATTGTTCTGGTTGCCTGGCCCGATGCCTCACACCTTTGCCGTGCCCTTCCTGCTCTAAA GTGATATTTTGCAGTGAAGCTTGTCGATTACAAGGACTCGTGTCATATCATGCTCGGGAATGCAGTGTACTCCCATCTCTTGCTGCACTGGACATGGGCAAGAACTCTGTTTTGGCATTTAGGATACTAATACAAACCTCCTATATTCACCTCAAAGATACTGTACCCGTTTTCATCTGTGAAGCTATTGAACAAATACCTGAGACATTAGGGTTTAATGACAAAGGAATATACAACTCTGCAGACTACAGATCTATCTATCATTTAGTTACTAATAAGGAAAATCGGTCAGTTAGTGACTTGTTCAAGAGGTGTACATTGGCTTTTACTTTAACAAAGCTGTTGCAAGATAGTCAGCAGTTTTTTATAGATGCAACTGGTAAGCCCTTCACTCCCAGTTATGAAGACATCTTGCTCATTGGCTCCACTCTCTTTGTTCACATGATGAACTTGCCCTGCAATGCCCATTCCATTACAGAGTTGCAG GTCAATGTGAGTAGCTACCAATCTAGTGTGTCTCAAGAAATTGGATGTGGTGCTTTTGGTGTATTGAGTCTAACCAATCACTCCTGTAATCCAGCAGCTGCTCGGTTTAGCTATGGCAGTGTTGAGGTTTTGAGAGCTATACGGTTTATCCCAGTGGGAACAGAAATATCTGACAGCTATGGAGAACACTTTGGTATTAATGAAGTTGAAAGTCGGAAGGCTGATCTCATGCAGCAGTACTATTTTACCTGTTCTTGTGAACCTTGCAAAAATAACTGGCCCACATACCTGAGTTTGTCATCAGAACTAATGCTAAAATGCTTGAAATGCTCAAGAGCAATAAATTGCAGTACAGGGCAATGTGCCAAATGTATGCTAGACTATACTGGATCTACAAATGCTTCATTATCGTACAACTGGAAGAATGTTGATGGAAAGATCAAGCTAGCAAAAGCTAGTTATAATGATGCATATAAAGACATTGTGGAAGGCATTAGTTCGGTAGAAAATAGGGACAAAGTTTGTGAGTTCATTGAAATTATAGATAAGTACATTCAACTGCCCAACAAACTTTATTTTGAGGCACAAGAATCTCTGAAACATTGGTTTGACAGACAAGGATCATGTAATTTTGTTAAGGAAGAGCTTTAA